A DNA window from Anaerolineales bacterium contains the following coding sequences:
- a CDS encoding STAS domain-containing protein: MEIQSQEYKRVAVVTISGRIDSATSAEFEAALQDAIAKGKRNLILDMSQVEFLSSSGLRVLVTTLKTLRKTGGDICIAQPSQRARDAIDIAGLDVLFKSFDDREAAIASF, translated from the coding sequence ATGGAAATCCAATCCCAGGAATACAAGCGGGTTGCCGTGGTCACCATCAGTGGCCGCATTGACTCGGCGACTTCGGCCGAATTCGAGGCGGCGCTTCAAGATGCCATAGCCAAGGGAAAGCGGAACCTGATCCTGGACATGTCCCAGGTCGAGTTCCTGTCGTCCAGCGGCCTGCGGGTCTTGGTGACAACGCTCAAGACTCTGCGTAAGACGGGGGGAGATATCTGCATCGCCCAGCCCTCCCAGAGGGCTCGCGATGCAATCGACATCGCAGGCCTGGACGTTCTGTTCAAGTCCTTCGACGACAGAGAGGCGGCGATCGCCTCCTTCTGA
- a CDS encoding ATP-binding protein yields the protein MFSLTLTVPARLDAIEAICEAVDSAGKAAGFDERTRYACQLAASEACENIVKHGYGDQALGEIEARLQASPNDLTVELIDTASPFNPAEPADAEPWSVDNPPVGGLGLLIIQRVMDEVRYERSRGQNRLVMRKHAG from the coding sequence GTGTTCTCGCTTACCCTGACGGTCCCGGCAAGGCTCGATGCCATCGAGGCCATATGCGAGGCGGTCGATTCGGCCGGCAAAGCAGCAGGCTTCGACGAACGCACCCGCTACGCCTGCCAGCTCGCCGCCAGCGAGGCCTGCGAGAACATCGTCAAACACGGCTACGGGGATCAGGCCCTCGGCGAGATAGAGGCCCGCCTCCAGGCCTCGCCCAATGACCTTACCGTTGAGTTGATCGACACCGCTTCCCCCTTCAACCCGGCCGAGCCTGCTGATGCCGAGCCTTGGAGCGTGGACAATCCACCTGTCGGCGGTCTAGGACTGTTGATCATCCAGAGGGTCATGGATGAGGTGCGCTATGAGCGCAGCCGCGGCCAGAACCGCCTGGTCATGAGAAAGCACGCTGGCTGA